In Oceanispirochaeta sp. M1, a genomic segment contains:
- the ndk gene encoding nucleoside-diphosphate kinase, which yields MTWEKTLVLVKPDGVKRGLMGSILHRYERAGLVISAVKLISADEKLAEEHYGEHKGKSFFPSLVHLLISGPSLALVIEGAHAIEVVRKINGDTEPRIAAPGTIRGDFTHMSYARSPELNGVIYNVVHASDSTESAARELGLWFKEEDFVEPYDTVLKGFI from the coding sequence ATGACTTGGGAAAAAACATTAGTATTAGTAAAACCCGATGGTGTAAAGAGGGGCCTTATGGGCTCTATTCTTCATCGCTACGAACGGGCCGGGCTGGTGATCAGCGCCGTAAAACTTATCTCCGCCGATGAAAAACTGGCAGAAGAGCATTATGGAGAGCACAAGGGGAAAAGCTTCTTTCCCTCACTGGTGCATCTTCTTATATCAGGCCCCTCTCTTGCTCTTGTGATAGAAGGAGCTCATGCCATAGAGGTTGTTCGTAAGATCAACGGCGATACGGAACCCAGAATTGCGGCACCCGGTACCATAAGGGGAGACTTCACTCATATGAGTTATGCAAGAAGTCCCGAACTAAACGGAGTAATCTACAACGTGGTTCATGCCTCAGATTCTACTGAAAGTGCCGCAAGAGAACTCGGACTATGGTTTAAAGAAGAAGATTTCGTAGAACCCTACGATACTGTCCTCAAGGGCTTTATCTAA